Genomic window (Streptomyces clavuligerus):
TGTCGCTGAACGTGAGCTGGAACGCGGAGGGCACATTCAGGCTCGCGTCCACCCAGCCCTCGATCAGCAGCAGCGCCAGCGGTTCGGGCAGCTCCGCGCCGCCCACCGACACCTGCAACAGGGTGGTGAAGGTCGTCTCGCTCACGCCCGCCCCCTCCGCTCCGTCGCCCGCCCTTGTGCCTGCCCCTCGTGCCCCTTCACCGTGCTCGCCCCTTCGCCTCGTCCGGGCCGTGCGCCGCCCGTCCGCCCATGCCTGCCGCCCGTCCGCCCGAGGTGGTCTCCCGTTCGCTCGCGGCGGGCAGCAGCAGCTCGGTCCCCGGCCGCAGCCGCATCGGGTCGTCGACGGAGTTCGCCTCGGCGATCAGCCGCCACCGCCCCGCGTCCCCGTACTCCCGCCACGCCAGCGAGGGCAGGGTGTCCCCGGCCACGGTGCGGTGGATCCGGTGTGCCGAGAGCGCCCCCGAGGTCGGGTTCTGCCTCTTGGTCGCGGTGGCGATCTCCGTCAGCGCCAGCGAACAGGTCGCCCGCAGCGGCATCCCGTTCGGACTGAACAGCGTGTACGTGGCGTCCACGCTCGTCACATACGCGGTGAACTGCACCGTCGAGAACGCGCCCCAGGAGAACCGCACCCACGGCGGCGACGGCGCCTTGGCCGCGATGGACTGCGGTGTCACCTCGCAGCACGAGAGCAGCAGGGCCACCTGGTCCTGAACGGTCGCCGCGCCCGGGGTCCCCGACGCGTCGAGGAACACCTCCAGCCGCAGATTGGCCGGGTGGGCGCCGGTGAACTTCGCCGGGGCGCCCCGGGTGTACGCGACGGCCGGCGGTGTGGTCCAGCTCGCCGAGCGGCCCAGCCGGAGCTGCGAGGGGTTGAACCGGAACCGCACCTCGCCGAGCGGGCCACCGGGGTCGCCCGCCAGATCCGTCGGCGGGCTGAGGATGGCGAGGACGGCGCGCGAGAGTCCGGCGGATGGATTGCCGACGGGGGTGGACACGGGTCACGCACCCCCCGCGTCGGTGAAGCCGTGATGGGCGATCTCCAGGGTCTCGGTCGCCACCGCCGGACTCTCCGGATTCAGCGTCGGCCCCGTCCAGCTCACCGGCAGCACCTCCATCAGGCCCCACTGGGCCACGATCGAGCCGTCGGCGCGCAGGGCGGCGATCTGCGCGGTGGGGCGGGTGATTCCGGTGGTGACCGAGGAGATCCAGGTGGCGACCCGTGCCGTGTCGGCGGTCAGCGGACGGGTCAGCCGGATGGTGGAGAAGTTCACCCGGGTGGGCAACTGCCAGACGAACCCGTTGTTCCCGCCCTCCTGGTGCCGCTCGATCTCCACGGTGGAGGACAGCCCCTCACAGCCGTTGAACAGGCCGAGGTTCTGCCCGTCGACGGTGAGGGTGAAGAAGACGGTGGAGCCGGGGTCAGGGGTGGCGGGCATGGTATCCGGGTTCTCCGCGGGTGGGTGGGGACGGATCGGGATCGGGAACGGGGCAGGGGGCGCGGGTCAGCCGTCCCGCAGCCGGCCCACCCGTTCCCGGTCCCCGCGCAACTCGGCCCTGAGCAGCCGGGACAGCGGGGCGACGAGTCGGCGCGCGAGCCGGTCGAGATCCTGGGGGGTGGGGTCGGCGGCGGTGTCGTCGGCGGGGGGCGGTGGTTGCGGCGGCTGGGGTTGCGGTGGCTGCGGTGGCTGCGGTGGGGGAGTGGCGCGTGGCTGGACCACGGGGACGGGTGGTGCGGGCGCCGGTGCCGATGCGGGCGCCGGTACCGCGGATCTCGCGATCGTGATCGGTGCCGGGGGAACGGGAAGGGCGGGGGCGGGTGCGGAGAGGGCGGCGGGCCGTGGCGCGGGGCCGGGGCCGAGAGGGACCGGTGCCGCGGTGGTGCTCCTCCGGTCACCCGGCTCGATCCGCCGCAGCGGTGCCGGACCGCCACCGCCAGGGGGAGGGGGCGCCGGTGCCGTCGGTGGTGTCGGACCGCTTCCGTGGGAGACCGTCAACGGGCGGGACGAGGCCAGCGGCCCGCCGGAGGGGGCGCGTTGAAGGGCGGGGAGGGGGACCTGCACACGGGGGAGGGGCACCGGGTCCGGTGCGGGGGGTGGGGCTGCCGGTGCCGGTGATGATGGCGGCGGCGGTGGTGGTGATGGTGGAGCGGTGGTCCGTTGCACGGGCGCGCCGGGCGACGGCGCCGGACCTGCGGAGAGGGGCGCGCCGATGGAGGACCGTCGCCGCGAACCGCCGGGCCCGGGGCCCTCGGGCGCCCGGTCCCGGGTGGTCCGCCTCACCACGGGCCGCCGCTGGACGAACGGTCCGCGTTCCTCGGGGGCAGGGCTCCCCGCGCCGGTGGGGGAGACCGGCGCGGGGAGGGCGGGCGATGCCTCCGGCGCCGGAGGCATCGCCAGGGGCTTCCCCACGGCGGCGATCCGCCGCGAGGGCACCACAGGCCGCGGAGACACCGTCAACGGCGCACCCCCCACCACCGCCCGCACCACCGGCGCCGGAGCGCCGCTTCCACCCCTGACGGCCGGACCGGACACCCCGGTGCCCTCGACGGCGGGTGCTCGCTGAACGGCCGGGGCCGGGGTCGGGGCCGAGGCCGGGGTCGGGGCTGCGGTGCGTCGGTTGTCGGCGGGGCGGGGCGCGGCTGTTGTGCCGTTCGCGGTCCGCTGCACGCCGGGGGAGCGTGGAGCGGGCTGCTGGTGCGGTGGTTCAGGTTCGGGGGTGTGCCTCGGGGAGGTGTCTCCGCCTCCGGCGGGGGCTCGTTGAACGGTGCGTTCGGCAGCGGTGGGCGGGGCCGTGGTGTCGTTGGCGGGCGTGGTCCGTGGGGCGGGTGGTGCGTGCTCGTCCCCGGCGGGGGCTCGTTGGATGCTGGGTGTGGGTGTGGGTGGGGGTGTGGTCCGGAGTGCGGGCTGCTGTTGTGGTCCGGCGCCGGGCGCGGGCGAGGCGTCCTCGCTCCTGGCGGGGGCTCCGGTGGTGGGCGCGGGTGGGGTGTGCCCGGCCGGAGCGGCGGCTCGTTGAACGGTGGTGTCGACGGCGGGCGTGCGTGGGGTGTCCTCGCCTCTGGCGGGGCGTTGGGCTGTGGTGGCGGGCTGCTGTTGCCGTGTTTCGGTGATGTGCGCGGGGGCGGCGCGTTCGTTCGGGGCGATGGCTCGTCGGACGGTGGTGTCGGCGGTGGGCCGGTCGTCGGCCGGGGCGTCGTTCGTGGCTGTGGCCTCGGTGGCGCGCTGCTGTCGTGGTCCGGCGCCGGGTGCCCGTGGGGTGTCTTCGCTCCTGGCGGGGGCCCGTTGAACGGTGCTGTCGGCCGTGGGCCGGTCGCCGGTCGGGGCGGGGCCGGGGGTGCTGGTGATGTCCCCCGGTGCCGGGCGCGGACCGGGAGCCGGGGTCCGGGCCCGTTGGACGGCGGGGGCATCGGCGGACGACGACTCGGTTCGCGGGGATGCGTTGACGGGCGCGGAAGCGGCAACGGGGTTCCGGGGCACAGGCTCCGCGCCCCGGACGCCCCGGACGCCCCGGCCTTGCCCGGTCGACGTACGGGCCCCCTCGGCCGGACGCCCTCCGGGGCCGTCGATC
Coding sequences:
- a CDS encoding LysM peptidoglycan-binding domain-containing protein encodes the protein MSTPVGNPSAGLSRAVLAILSPPTDLAGDPGGPLGEVRFRFNPSQLRLGRSASWTTPPAVAYTRGAPAKFTGAHPANLRLEVFLDASGTPGAATVQDQVALLLSCCEVTPQSIAAKAPSPPWVRFSWGAFSTVQFTAYVTSVDATYTLFSPNGMPLRATCSLALTEIATATKRQNPTSGALSAHRIHRTVAGDTLPSLAWREYGDAGRWRLIAEANSVDDPMRLRPGTELLLPAASERETTSGGRAAGMGGRAAHGPDEAKGRAR
- a CDS encoding phage tail protein is translated as MPATPDPGSTVFFTLTVDGQNLGLFNGCEGLSSTVEIERHQEGGNNGFVWQLPTRVNFSTIRLTRPLTADTARVATWISSVTTGITRPTAQIAALRADGSIVAQWGLMEVLPVSWTGPTLNPESPAVATETLEIAHHGFTDAGGA